The following are from one region of the Oncorhynchus masou masou isolate Uvic2021 chromosome 24, UVic_Omas_1.1, whole genome shotgun sequence genome:
- the LOC135512014 gene encoding myocardin-related transcription factor A-like isoform X6, translating to MVVAVAPGSAPSPRSEAVTNELQEMTLQPASNDMPVRDRKNVLQLKLQQRRTREELVSQGIMPPLKSPAAFHEQRRNLERARTEDYLKRKIRSRPERSELVRMHILEETSAEPSLQAKQLQLKRARLADDLNDKISHRPGPIELIHKNILPVDLDCPLQHSLLDSPKGAGESSLDEDSSDAFSPDMLANHDSPLGPLSQLSPSDILTQKKDMSSSQLFLTQVPPPPPLLVNGQDSLPPQKLTNGTVMSGASRPATGQTKSKPSLERPPQRPKKAKDNKPKVKKLKYHQYIPPDQKADREPPPQLDSTYTKILHQQQLFLQLQILHQQQQHYNYHTILPAPPKPPAEQPPSTNPAPSLLRSVPPTTPAPSNLNGSSRQSQTPVGGTKPLTLPANLDDFKVAELKQELKLRCLTVSGTKMDLIERLRNYQEQNGLDRAGVTATVTPKPSQPTPPHASTQPAGSISPAPPQAGTNPHTHHSGEAIGKIPAFSLAQSATPACILRFGSTSSSPPVSPTPSERSLAVMSPDETSCNGDVFGEMVSSPLTQLSLHPSPQHHSPASIKEENQGHLSTCSLSQSRHSPTELQPAAPPQEPLAGETMEASTLDKDQMLQEKDKQIEELTRMLRQKQRLVENLRSQLEQGKQTGAVRKIEGVQGVVVNGYAQEAQTTPIKASTILHLSLTNTDMVRVKKEVDTEEGMEGVDEAQPTQCSQQTLLKLQQVPRIQVEQTQQQQAQQPQIQLLQTHSQQQQQHSKQLQQQQTQQMQQQMTSAQLLFQQQLIIQQKQLQLQAKQLQDKQLQVLQRKQQRQYQRQQQNKQPSQTVTPQQVTPVFISQQNGTQVPAQTFSLDLLKSGTTPTLVTDSNGNHYLIALTNNSAEGQNGVTSLGKTSGLQRITLQRLQSTPSKLPSQLPAEILSPTTQSKQQFQPGPVNQSMKKKAGLHLETNGITNGVPEPTQSVSAPPNLHPFFGEVSNLSESQSTSPPSLKREVCPTFDWHTLFIPPSPEQTSFSFTQRAKENGLSSQQMDDLFDILLKSGGQ from the exons acTGAGGACTATCTGAAGAGGAAGATCAGGAGTCGTCCTGAGCGCTCAGAGCTGGTCAGGATGCACATACTGGAGG AGACGTCAGCAGAGCCGTCTCTGCAGGCCAAGCAGCTGCAACTGAAGAGGGCCAGGCTGGCTGATGACCTCAATGATAAGATCTCCCACAGACCTGGTCCTATAGAGCTCATCCACAAGAACATCCTGCCTGTCGACCTGGACTGTCCTCTGCAGCACTCACTACTGG ATTCTCCAAAGGGTGCAGGAGAATCCTCATTGGACGAGGACAGCAGTGATGCATTTTCTCCAGATATGCTAGCCAATCACGACTCTCCACTGGGTCCACTCTCTCAGCTGTCCCCCTCTGACATACTCACTCAGAAAAAGGACATGTCCTCCTCACAGCTA TTCCTTACCCAGGTCCCACCACCACCTCCGCTGTTAGTGAATGGCCAAGACTCATTGCCACCACAGAAGCTGACCAATGGGACAGTGATGTCGGGAGCTTCCCGCCCTGCTACTGGTCAGACCAAG TCGAAACCCAGTTTGGAGCGGCCCCCCCAGAGGCCTAAGAAGGCCAAAGACAACAAGCCCAAGGTGAAGAAGCTCAAGTACCACCAGTACATCCCTCCGGACCAGAAGGCTGACCGGGAGCCTCCCCCTCAGCTGGACTCCACCTACACCAAGATCCTCCACCAGCAGCAGCTGTTCCTCCAGCTGCAGATTctccaccagcagcagcagcactatAACTACCACACCATCCTCCCAGCACCACCCAA acCACCTGCAGAGCAACCACCTTCAACCAACCCCGCCCCTTCCCTTTTGCGCAGTGTTCCCCCGACGACCCCTGCCCCTTCCAATCTGAATGGGTCCAGTCGTCAGAGCCAAACCCCTGTGGGAGGGACCAAACCTTTGACGCTACCAGCCAACCTGGATGACTTCAAA gtTGCTGAGCTGAAACAGGAACTGAAACTACGGTGTCTGACTGTGTCTGGCACCAAGATGGACCTGATCGAGAGGCTGAGGAACTACCAGGAGCAGAACGGTTTAGATCGAGCTGGTGTTACTGCTACTGTAACCCCTAAACCCAGCCAACCAACCCCACCGCACGCCTCAAcccaaccagctggctccatcaGCCCTGCCCCCCCCCAGGCCGGAACTAATCCACACACCCACCATTCAGGAGAGGCAATAGGGAAGATACCCGCTTTCTCATTGGCTCAGAGTGCCACTCCGGCCTGTATTTTGAGGTTTGGCAGTACGAgctcctcccctccagtctcccccacCCCGTCAGAACGGTCTCTGGCGGTGATGAGCCCCGACGAGACCAGCTGTAATGGAGACGTGTTCGGGGAGATGGTGAGCTCTCCCCTGACCCAGCTCAGCCTGCACCCTTCTCCACAGCAccactccccagcctccatcaaAGAGGAGAACCAGGGTCACTTATCCACCTGCAGCCTCTCCCAGTCCCGTCATTCTCCCACTGAGCTTCAGCCTGCCGCCCCACCTCAGGAGCCCCTAGCCGGGGAAACCATGGAGGCCTCCACCTTGGACAAGGACCAGATGCTTCAGGAGAAGGACAAGCAGATTGAGGAGCTGACACGCATGCTGAGGCAGAAACAGAGGCTGGTGGAGAACCTGCGCTCCCAATTGGAGCAGGGGAAACAGACTGGAGCAgtgagaaagatagagggagtaCAGGGAGTGGTGGTGAACGGTTATGCCCAGGAGGCCCAAACCACCCCCATCAAAGCCTCtaccatcctccatctctctctcaccaacacaGACATGGTGAGGGTCAAGAAGGAGGTAGACACagaagaagggatggagggagtggacgAGGCTCAGCCGACACAGTGCTCTCAGCAGACCCTGCTCAAACTGCAGCAGGTCCCCCGGATACAGGTTGAacagacacaacaacagcaggCACAACAACCACAGATACAACTACTACAGACAcactcacaacaacaacaacagcattcCAAACAGCTCCAGCAACAACAGACACAGCAGATGCAGCAGCAGATGACTTCGGCCCAGTTGTTATTCCAGCAACAGCTGATCATCCAGCAGAAACAGCTCCAGCTGCAGGCCAAACAGCTGCAGGACAAACAGCTGCAAGTACTGCAGAGGAAGCAGCAGAGACAGTACCAGAGACAGCAGCAGAACAAACAACCGAGTCagacagtcaccccacaacag GTCACTCCAGTCTTCATCAGCCAACAGAATGGCACCCAGGTCCCCGCCCAGACCTTCTCATTGGACCTCCTCAAATCGGGCACCACGCCCACCCTGGTCACCGACAGCAATGGCAACCACTACCTGATAGCACTGACCAATAACAGTGCAGAGGGCCAAAACGGCGTGACCTCATTGGGCAAAACCAGTGGATTGCAACGCATCACACTGCAG CGATTACAGTCAACTCCAAGTAAGCTCCCCAGCCAATTGCCAGCTGAGATACTGAGCCCCACTACCCAATCAAAACAACAGTTCCAACCAGGCCCTGTCAACCAGTCTATGAAAAAG AAGGCAGGTCTACATCTGGAAACAAATGGCATAACCAATGGGGTGCCAGAGCCCACTCAATCTGTCTCCGCCCCGCCCAATCTCCATCCTTTCTTTGGCGAGGTGTCCAACTTGTCTGAAAGCCAAagcacctctcccccctccctcaag AGAGAAGTGTGTCCGACTTTTGACTGGCACACTTtgttcatccctccctctcctgaaCAGACCTCTTTCTCCTTCACTCAACGCGCTAAA GAGAACGGGCTGAGCAGTCAACAGATGGACGATCTGTTTGACATCCTCTTGAAGAGTGGCG gacaataa